One genomic segment of Amycolatopsis granulosa includes these proteins:
- a CDS encoding MGMT family protein: protein MDEELHERVREVIATVPPGKVATYGDIAAVAGAPSPRMIGRVLSEDGADLPWHRILRANGTPAPHLVHRQLELLRAEGVLADGQKVDLRTYRWRP, encoded by the coding sequence GTGGACGAGGAGCTGCACGAGCGGGTGCGCGAGGTGATCGCCACCGTGCCGCCGGGGAAGGTCGCCACCTACGGCGACATCGCGGCCGTCGCCGGAGCCCCGTCGCCGCGGATGATCGGCCGCGTCCTGTCCGAGGACGGCGCCGACCTGCCGTGGCACCGGATCCTGCGCGCCAACGGCACGCCCGCGCCACACCTGGTGCACCGGCAGCTGGAGCTGCTGCGGGCCGAGGGCGTGCTGGCGGACGGGCAGAAGGTGGACCTGCGCACCTACCGCTGGCGCCCCTAG
- a CDS encoding DUF4350 domain-containing protein, with protein MTSVSPDARRIWRAARAPAVIAVIVVLGALVVLLGSAGQQHGALDPGSADPGGSRALARLLDRAGVRIVTARTYADAEAALRDDATLLVTGPDLVDPAKLAALRARAADAVLIGPGDRVLSVLAPGVAGTGEPGPAVREPACTVAAAVAAGNVVLGGRAYAAHGRARGCYDGTLLQLPGDRGTTTILGDGTPMTNDRLADEGDAALTLRLLGRSATLVWYLPSPSDTGSGIGARSFTDLVPRPWVFGTIQLGAAVVLFALWRARRLGPVVTEPLPVVVRAAETTEGRARLYRRAGAAGHAADTLRQAALGRMRPLLGLGPAAEAGAVVAAVAARTGRPGVAVEELLYGPAPGDEAGLVRLADELDRIEREIS; from the coding sequence GTGACCAGCGTGTCCCCGGACGCGCGCCGCATCTGGCGGGCCGCGCGGGCGCCGGCGGTGATCGCGGTGATCGTGGTCCTCGGTGCACTCGTGGTGTTGCTCGGCTCCGCGGGGCAGCAGCACGGGGCGCTCGACCCCGGTTCGGCCGACCCGGGGGGCTCGCGGGCGCTGGCGCGGCTGCTCGACCGCGCGGGCGTGCGAATCGTCACCGCCCGCACCTACGCCGACGCGGAAGCCGCGTTGCGCGACGACGCCACGCTGCTGGTGACCGGTCCCGACCTGGTCGACCCTGCGAAGCTCGCGGCGCTTCGGGCGCGCGCGGCGGACGCGGTGCTGATCGGCCCCGGTGATCGCGTGCTGAGCGTCCTGGCGCCCGGGGTGGCCGGCACCGGCGAGCCCGGCCCGGCGGTACGGGAACCCGCGTGCACCGTCGCCGCCGCCGTCGCCGCCGGGAACGTGGTCCTCGGTGGCCGCGCCTACGCCGCGCACGGCCGCGCCCGCGGCTGTTACGACGGGACGCTGCTCCAGCTGCCCGGTGACCGCGGCACGACCACGATCCTCGGTGACGGCACCCCGATGACCAACGACCGCCTGGCCGACGAGGGTGACGCGGCGCTCACCCTGCGCCTGCTCGGCCGCAGCGCGACGCTCGTCTGGTACCTGCCGTCGCCGTCGGACACCGGGAGCGGGATCGGTGCCCGCTCGTTCACCGACCTCGTCCCGCGGCCCTGGGTGTTCGGCACGATCCAGCTCGGTGCCGCCGTGGTGCTGTTCGCGCTGTGGCGGGCCCGCCGGCTCGGGCCGGTGGTGACCGAACCGCTTCCGGTCGTCGTCCGCGCCGCCGAAACCACCGAAGGCCGCGCCCGGCTCTACCGGCGCGCGGGTGCCGCCGGCCACGCCGCGGATACGCTGCGGCAGGCGGCCCTGGGCCGGATGCGGCCGCTGCTCGGGCTCGGCCCGGCGGCGGAAGCGGGGGCGGTGGTCGCCGCGGTCGCGGCCCGCACCGGACGGCCCGGCGTGGCGGTCGAGGAGCTGCTGTACGGCCCGGCGCCGGGTGACGAGGCCGGACTGGTCCGCCTCGCCGACGAGCTGGACCGCATCGAGAGGGAGATCAGTTGA
- a CDS encoding neutral zinc metallopeptidase: protein MTPPPQRPREPLPPPSSAPRHRARRRSTRPVTAFALSAVAVLLAGLVVFVAVRAGSGPSPTTTAAPPATAVSGGNAAGAATSAPEGEKILALADHPILQNPDDGLRNLACELPGWRSDQSSAEAFFTAADECLNEAWGDFLRQHHLPFTPPALHFPTGTHFTTACGTIAVSVATAAYYCDDNLYVPFRGLQTDQYGDNPGVYLALFAHEYGHHVQEVAGIMDAVWQQIYAVGQNTPAGLELSRRKELQAQCFSGMFLGAVVGQGGAVTRDVYAKAWRDQDSRGDNTSGSNDHGTNAHYAQWWRTGAQFNRIAKCNTFAAPASAVS from the coding sequence ATGACGCCTCCGCCGCAGCGCCCCCGGGAACCGTTGCCGCCGCCCTCCTCGGCGCCGCGGCACCGGGCACGTCGGCGTTCCACACGGCCGGTCACCGCCTTCGCGCTGAGCGCCGTGGCGGTGCTGCTCGCGGGCCTGGTGGTCTTCGTCGCGGTCCGCGCCGGGTCGGGCCCGTCCCCCACCACCACCGCCGCGCCGCCGGCCACCGCGGTCAGCGGCGGCAACGCGGCGGGCGCGGCCACCAGTGCCCCGGAGGGCGAGAAGATCCTCGCGCTGGCGGACCACCCGATCCTGCAGAACCCGGACGACGGGCTCCGGAACCTGGCGTGTGAGCTGCCCGGCTGGCGCAGCGACCAGTCCTCGGCCGAAGCCTTCTTCACCGCGGCCGACGAGTGCCTCAACGAGGCGTGGGGCGACTTCCTCCGGCAGCACCACCTGCCGTTCACCCCGCCCGCCCTGCACTTCCCCACCGGCACCCACTTCACCACCGCGTGCGGCACGATCGCGGTCAGCGTGGCGACCGCGGCCTACTACTGCGACGACAACCTCTACGTCCCCTTCCGCGGCCTGCAAACCGATCAGTACGGCGACAACCCGGGCGTGTACCTGGCGCTGTTCGCGCACGAGTACGGCCACCACGTGCAGGAGGTGGCCGGGATCATGGACGCGGTGTGGCAGCAGATCTACGCCGTCGGGCAGAACACGCCGGCCGGGCTGGAGCTGTCCCGGCGCAAGGAGCTGCAGGCCCAATGCTTCTCCGGGATGTTCCTCGGCGCCGTCGTCGGCCAAGGTGGTGCGGTGACCCGGGACGTGTACGCGAAGGCGTGGCGGGACCAGGACAGCCGCGGCGACAACACCTCGGGCAGCAACGACCACGGCACCAACGCGCACTACGCGCAGTGGTGGCGCACCGGCGCCCAGTTCAACCGCATCGCGAAGTGCAACACCTTCGCCGCGCCCGCCTCCGCGGTCAGCTGA
- a CDS encoding DUF4129 domain-containing protein produces the protein MIAAWLADVPVVIDADDARRAARAELSDPVYAQAQPNWFDRAIGWLVHRIADLFGALGSVPGGGFGVLVLLAVVVLVVVVVRLRVGPLARPARRPGAVFAESARTAQDYRDAAERAFAAGDLGAAVRDRFRAVVRVLEERGVLDERPGRTADEAARAAGDRMPSARDALRQGAELFDAVHYGGRPATPGEYRDLADLDDQVRRARPEVPA, from the coding sequence TTGATCGCCGCGTGGCTCGCCGACGTCCCGGTCGTCATCGACGCCGACGACGCACGCCGCGCCGCGCGGGCCGAGCTGTCCGACCCGGTCTACGCGCAGGCACAGCCGAACTGGTTCGACCGGGCGATCGGCTGGCTCGTGCACCGCATCGCGGACCTGTTCGGCGCGCTGGGAAGCGTGCCCGGCGGCGGGTTCGGCGTGCTCGTCCTGCTCGCCGTCGTGGTGCTGGTGGTCGTCGTGGTGCGGCTGCGGGTCGGTCCGCTCGCCCGCCCGGCCCGCCGGCCCGGTGCGGTGTTCGCGGAGTCCGCACGCACGGCACAGGACTACCGGGACGCGGCGGAGCGGGCGTTCGCCGCCGGGGACCTCGGCGCCGCCGTGCGCGACCGGTTCCGCGCGGTGGTCCGGGTGCTCGAGGAACGCGGCGTGCTGGACGAGCGGCCCGGGCGCACCGCGGACGAGGCCGCGCGGGCAGCCGGTGACCGGATGCCGTCCGCGCGGGACGCGCTGCGGCAGGGCGCGGAGCTGTTCGACGCCGTGCACTACGGCGGCCGGCCGGCCACGCCCGGGGAGTACCGCGACCTCGCCGACCTCGACGACCAGGTCCGCCGGGCGCGTCCTGAGGTGCCGGCGTGA
- a CDS encoding potassium channel family protein → MIVYDPRVRVADEPDPSPVGVVRMPEPAVSPIRSIGRRVLWALIALVAAVFLVYLGRDGYRDVNDDGLSLLDCFYYATVSLSTTGYGDITPVTSTARLINVLVITPLRVLFLIVLVGTTLEVLTERSRQAFRIQKWRSRVRDHVVVVGFGTKGRSAVKTLLGDEAVEPNKIVVVDTDQQALDAAAAMGLVTVHGSATRSDVLRVAAVQRARAVVVAADRDDSAVLATLTARELAPDAHIVVSVREAENVHLLKQSGANQVVVSSETAGRLLGMATSTPVVVDMFEDLLTPESGLAIAERPAEKSEEGGSPRHLPDIVLGVVRGGQLHRVDSPAVDAIEPGDRLLYVRKVTPAEQVE, encoded by the coding sequence ATGATCGTTTACGATCCGCGGGTGCGTGTCGCGGACGAACCGGACCCGTCGCCCGTCGGCGTCGTCCGGATGCCCGAGCCGGCGGTCAGCCCCATCCGATCCATCGGCAGGCGGGTTCTGTGGGCGCTGATCGCGCTGGTGGCCGCCGTGTTCCTGGTGTACCTGGGCCGGGACGGGTACCGCGACGTCAACGACGACGGGCTGTCGCTGCTGGACTGCTTCTACTACGCGACCGTCTCGCTCTCGACCACCGGCTACGGCGACATCACGCCGGTGACCAGCACCGCCCGGCTGATCAACGTCCTGGTGATCACGCCGCTGCGGGTGCTGTTCCTCATCGTCCTGGTCGGCACCACGCTCGAGGTGCTGACCGAACGGTCACGGCAGGCGTTCCGGATTCAGAAGTGGAGGTCCAGGGTGCGGGACCACGTGGTGGTCGTCGGGTTCGGGACGAAGGGCCGGTCCGCTGTCAAGACGCTGCTCGGCGACGAGGCCGTCGAGCCGAACAAGATCGTCGTGGTGGACACCGACCAGCAGGCGCTGGACGCGGCCGCCGCGATGGGCCTGGTCACGGTGCACGGCTCGGCCACCCGCTCGGACGTGCTGCGGGTGGCGGCGGTGCAGCGGGCACGCGCGGTCGTCGTCGCCGCCGATCGCGACGATTCCGCGGTGCTGGCCACGCTCACCGCGCGTGAGCTGGCGCCGGACGCGCACATCGTGGTGTCGGTGCGCGAAGCGGAGAACGTCCACCTGCTCAAGCAGTCCGGCGCCAACCAGGTGGTGGTCTCCAGCGAGACCGCGGGACGGCTGCTCGGCATGGCCACGTCCACGCCGGTGGTCGTCGACATGTTCGAGGACCTGCTGACCCCGGAGTCCGGGCTGGCGATCGCCGAGCGGCCCGCGGAGAAGTCCGAGGAGGGCGGCTCGCCCCGGCACCTGCCGGACATCGTGCTCGGCGTGGTGCGCGGCGGGCAGCTCCACCGGGTGGACTCGCCCGCGGTGGACGCCATCGAGCCGGGCGACCGGCTGCTGTATGTGCGGAAAGTGACCCCTGCAGAACAGGTCGAGTGA
- a CDS encoding ATP-dependent helicase, whose protein sequence is MTQLASPAEVAHALGLHPPTPEQAAVIAAPIEPALVVAGAGAGKTETMAARVVWLVANGFVTPDRVLGLTFTRKAARQLADRVRARLRRLAGSGLLDRLDPGGARRAAVLAGEPTVLTYHAYAGRLLAEHGLRLPVQPGVRLLSETSSWQLAHRVVSTWDEDLDTDRVPASVTAQLLALAGELGEHLVTEEQLAGYTRWLCDLIERAPRAKGQRAAMPKSLTDIIAAQTFRLSLIPLIEEYQRRKRAEGALDFADQMSLAATLADGHPQVAEGERARYGAVLLDEYQDTGHAQRILLRSLFGGTGNEPMPVTAVGDPAQAIYGWRGASAANLPRFTTDFPRAGLRPAHEYGLLTSFRNPAEVLVLANGIAEPLRARGLGVERLRARDDAPAADIEVALLPDIRSEREWVAGALAQRWFGHQAEHGAPPTAAVLVRRRADMAPIAAELRARGLPVEVVGLGGLLDEPEVADLVATLRVLADPLAGTAAARLLTGARWRLAAADLAALWRRANEISAPPPTEESGMDDLFAERAEQTGLIDAIDDPGDPRRYSPEGYRRIRELGHELAALRRRLDQSLPELVADVERTLLLDVEAQARPGSARRAHLDAFADVVTDFAETSPNATLMSFVDYLATAAHAEDGLTPGEVEVLPDRVQVLTVHSAKGLEWEVVAVPHLAREVFPNKRRSSSWLRTVTSLPAALRGDSADLPKLRVSDGMDRKEITEAFEIHEQDFAEREADEERRLCYVALTRSERTLLVSGHWWNETSTRPKGPSDFLLEVGELTREGIGKIATWAAEPPADEENPLVSQGRSAQWPSDPLTGRRDAVAEGADLVRTALAEGEETDDSDDSDDSDDSDDPDGWIADTDVLLAEYASRAGTPEQVTLPDHLSVSQLVELAADPAALARRLRRPLPVPPNTFARRGTAFHGWLERRFAGDRLFDLDELPGAADPDEAGDDELDALRDAFDRGDWALRTPHEVEVPFSTEVDGVTVRGRMDAVFADPDGGWTVVDWKTGAVPEESRMAALAVQLAAYRLAWASLSGTPLEKVRAAFHYVRDNRTVRPVDLLDGDGLRDLLRGVPEPWRGER, encoded by the coding sequence ATGACGCAGCTCGCCAGCCCGGCCGAAGTCGCGCACGCGCTGGGCCTGCACCCGCCGACCCCGGAACAGGCGGCGGTCATCGCGGCGCCGATCGAGCCCGCGCTCGTCGTGGCCGGGGCGGGCGCCGGCAAGACCGAAACCATGGCCGCGCGGGTGGTGTGGCTCGTGGCCAACGGGTTCGTCACCCCGGACCGCGTCCTGGGCCTCACGTTCACCCGCAAGGCCGCCCGCCAGCTCGCCGACCGGGTCCGCGCCCGCCTGCGCCGCCTCGCCGGGTCCGGTCTGCTCGACCGCCTCGACCCCGGTGGCGCGCGCCGGGCCGCGGTGCTCGCTGGGGAGCCGACCGTGCTCACCTACCACGCCTACGCCGGCCGCCTGCTGGCCGAACACGGCCTCCGCCTCCCCGTGCAGCCCGGCGTCCGCCTGCTGTCCGAGACCAGTTCCTGGCAGCTCGCCCACCGGGTGGTGTCCACCTGGGACGAAGACCTGGACACCGACCGCGTACCGGCCTCGGTCACGGCCCAGCTGCTGGCCCTCGCTGGCGAACTCGGCGAGCACCTGGTCACCGAGGAGCAGCTCGCGGGCTACACGCGCTGGTTGTGCGACCTCATCGAACGCGCCCCGCGCGCCAAGGGCCAGCGCGCGGCGATGCCGAAGAGTCTGACCGACATCATCGCGGCGCAGACCTTCCGCCTCTCCCTCATCCCGCTCATCGAGGAGTACCAGCGCCGCAAACGCGCGGAGGGCGCGCTCGACTTCGCCGACCAGATGTCGCTCGCCGCGACGCTGGCCGACGGTCACCCGCAGGTCGCCGAGGGCGAACGCGCCCGCTACGGCGCCGTCCTGCTCGACGAGTACCAGGATACCGGCCACGCCCAGCGCATCCTGCTGCGCTCGCTGTTCGGCGGCACCGGGAACGAGCCGATGCCGGTCACCGCGGTCGGCGACCCCGCGCAGGCCATCTACGGCTGGCGTGGTGCCAGCGCGGCCAACCTGCCCCGCTTCACCACCGACTTCCCGCGTGCCGGTCTCCGGCCCGCCCACGAGTACGGCCTGCTCACCAGCTTCCGCAACCCCGCCGAGGTCCTGGTGCTCGCCAACGGCATCGCCGAACCGCTGCGTGCCCGTGGCCTCGGCGTGGAACGGTTGCGGGCCCGGGACGACGCGCCCGCGGCCGACATCGAGGTCGCCCTGCTGCCGGACATCCGCAGCGAACGCGAGTGGGTCGCCGGCGCGCTCGCCCAGCGCTGGTTCGGCCACCAGGCCGAACACGGCGCCCCGCCCACCGCGGCGGTCCTCGTCCGGCGGCGCGCCGACATGGCCCCGATCGCCGCCGAGCTGCGGGCCCGCGGCCTGCCGGTGGAGGTCGTCGGCCTCGGCGGGCTGCTGGACGAACCCGAGGTGGCCGACCTCGTCGCCACCCTCCGCGTGCTCGCCGACCCGCTGGCCGGCACCGCCGCGGCACGTCTGCTCACCGGCGCCCGCTGGCGCCTGGCGGCCGCCGACCTCGCCGCGTTGTGGCGGCGCGCCAACGAGATCTCCGCACCGCCACCCACCGAAGAGTCCGGAATGGACGATCTGTTCGCCGAGCGCGCCGAGCAGACCGGCCTGATCGACGCCATCGACGACCCGGGCGACCCGCGGCGTTACTCGCCGGAGGGCTACCGCCGGATCCGCGAGCTGGGCCACGAGCTGGCCGCGTTGCGCCGCCGCCTCGACCAGTCGCTGCCGGAGCTGGTCGCCGACGTCGAGCGCACGCTGCTGCTCGACGTCGAGGCCCAGGCCCGCCCCGGCAGCGCCCGCCGTGCCCACCTGGACGCCTTCGCCGACGTGGTCACCGATTTCGCCGAGACGTCACCGAACGCCACCTTGATGTCCTTTGTGGACTACCTGGCCACGGCCGCGCACGCGGAGGACGGCCTCACCCCCGGTGAGGTCGAGGTCTTGCCGGACCGGGTGCAGGTGCTCACGGTCCACTCGGCCAAGGGGCTGGAGTGGGAGGTCGTCGCGGTGCCGCACCTGGCTCGCGAGGTGTTCCCCAACAAGCGCCGGTCCTCGTCCTGGCTGCGCACGGTCACGTCGCTGCCCGCGGCGCTGCGCGGTGACTCGGCCGACCTGCCGAAGCTGCGCGTGTCCGACGGCATGGACCGCAAGGAGATCACCGAGGCGTTCGAGATCCACGAGCAGGACTTCGCCGAGCGGGAGGCGGACGAGGAACGGCGGCTCTGCTACGTCGCGCTCACCCGGTCCGAGCGCACCCTCCTCGTCTCCGGGCACTGGTGGAACGAGACGAGCACCCGTCCCAAGGGGCCCTCGGACTTCCTGCTGGAGGTCGGCGAGCTCACCCGCGAGGGGATCGGCAAGATCGCCACGTGGGCCGCGGAACCGCCGGCGGACGAGGAGAACCCGCTGGTCAGCCAGGGCCGGTCGGCGCAGTGGCCGTCCGATCCGCTGACCGGCCGGCGCGACGCGGTGGCCGAGGGCGCCGACCTGGTCCGCACCGCACTGGCCGAGGGCGAGGAGACCGACGACAGCGACGACAGTGATGACAGTGACGACAGCGACGACCCGGACGGCTGGATCGCCGACACCGACGTGCTGCTCGCCGAGTACGCCAGCCGCGCCGGTACCCCGGAGCAGGTCACGCTGCCCGACCACCTGTCGGTGAGCCAGCTCGTCGAGCTCGCCGCCGACCCGGCCGCGCTGGCCCGCCGCCTGCGCCGGCCGCTGCCGGTTCCGCCGAACACCTTCGCCCGCCGCGGCACCGCGTTCCACGGCTGGCTGGAACGCCGGTTCGCCGGCGACCGGCTGTTCGACCTCGACGAGCTGCCCGGCGCCGCCGACCCGGACGAGGCAGGCGACGACGAGCTGGACGCGCTGCGGGACGCCTTCGACCGCGGCGACTGGGCCCTGCGCACCCCGCACGAGGTCGAGGTGCCGTTCTCGACCGAGGTGGACGGGGTGACCGTGCGCGGGCGGATGGACGCGGTGTTCGCCGATCCGGACGGCGGGTGGACCGTGGTGGACTGGAAGACCGGCGCGGTACCGGAGGAGAGCCGCATGGCGGCGCTCGCCGTGCAGCTCGCGGCCTACCGGCTGGCGTGGGCGTCGTTGTCCGGCACCCCGCTGGAGAAGGTGCGGGCCGCCTTCCACTACGTGCGCGACAACCGCACCGTGCGCCCGGTGGACCTGCTGGACGGCGACGGCCTGCGGGACCTGCTCCGCGGCGTGCCGGAGCCCTGGCGGGGGGAACGATGA
- a CDS encoding ATP-dependent DNA helicase, translating to MPDVSGEGTRSRVGARLVRPPVTEPRPELWDGEARAVLAAPRGFVRVLGGPGTGKTTLITSAAAARIQGGADPESLLVLTASRRAANALRAEITRRVTARESGGVPRTIREPIVRTVHSYAFSLLRLQAGLQDVPAPRLLSSPEQDVVVRDLLAGDLAHGADNWPEQLRPALAVPGFAEELRDLLLRAAERGLGPEDLVKLGRRKDRPEWVAAGLFWRQYEEVTVLQGAGGNALGAPGSPALDAAELVASALVELEGDPDLLAREQARIRHVFVDDAQHLDHLQFRLLRLLGTAAEDFVVAGDPDQAIFSFRGADPNLLTRADADGGRTVTLTRTHRMSLAVHEAVRKLGATLPGAGRHRAITVDPGSEPGEVKVRLLPTPSAEASWVADQLRRAHLIDGVPWSDMAVLVRSPGRSLPVLQRAMRAAGVPVASAAEELPLARQPAVRPLLAVLRVAGDPDLLDADTAEMLLASPLGGADPLALRRMRRGLRRLELAGGGERPSDELLVEVLRDNDKLGGLAEAEAAPIRRVGGLIATARAAIERGAGVEQVLWDVWRDSGLQKRWVRLSARGGTLGAQADRDLDAVVALFHAAGTYVDRLPKASVAAFADYLSAQNIAGDSLAPVAMRGAGVSLLSAHGAAGREWTVVAVANVQEGSWPDLRLRGSLLGVERLVDLLSGLEEETVSATAPILAEERRLFYLAAARAKRTLLVSAVIGEDEQPSRFVDDLEANSADESGLDSRVKPPGRSLVLAELVGDLRRAVCDPAVEPERRARAARQLARLARAGVPGAHPDSWYGTVEPSTDAPLYATGDVVRISPSTVDTLKKCPLRWLIERHGGSDPAQLAAITGTLVHELAQAAAGGMDEEGLRRALDEAWARVDAGAPWFSRRERNRVEQMVRNFLAWLATSRHELRQMGIEQDIEVELPVGSDGLLVKLRGRVDRLEHDRDGRPVIVDLKTGKTVVSAADAELNPQLAAYQLSVLLGAFGDARRPGGAKLVYLAKSHNRTGAAVREQPALDEESGREWLELVRKVAASATGPEYDATENPDCDRCPAKGTCPLRPEGRQVTGP from the coding sequence ATGCCAGACGTGAGCGGAGAGGGCACCCGGTCCCGGGTGGGCGCGCGGCTGGTTCGGCCGCCCGTCACCGAGCCGCGCCCCGAGCTCTGGGACGGCGAGGCGCGGGCGGTGCTGGCGGCGCCGCGCGGGTTTGTCCGGGTCCTCGGCGGCCCGGGCACCGGCAAGACCACCCTGATCACCAGCGCGGCCGCGGCCCGCATCCAGGGTGGCGCCGATCCGGAGAGCCTGCTGGTGCTCACCGCGTCCCGCCGCGCCGCCAACGCCCTGCGCGCCGAGATCACGCGGCGCGTCACGGCCCGCGAGAGCGGTGGGGTGCCGCGCACGATCCGCGAGCCGATCGTGCGGACGGTCCACTCGTACGCGTTCTCGCTGCTGCGCCTGCAGGCCGGGTTGCAGGACGTGCCGGCGCCGCGGCTGTTGTCCAGCCCGGAGCAGGACGTGGTGGTCCGCGATCTGCTGGCCGGCGACCTCGCGCACGGCGCGGATAACTGGCCCGAGCAGCTGCGTCCCGCGCTGGCCGTACCGGGTTTCGCCGAGGAGCTGCGGGACCTGCTGCTGCGTGCCGCCGAGCGCGGCCTGGGCCCGGAGGACCTGGTCAAGCTCGGCCGCCGCAAGGACCGTCCGGAGTGGGTCGCCGCCGGCCTCTTCTGGCGCCAGTACGAAGAGGTCACCGTGTTGCAGGGCGCGGGCGGCAACGCGCTGGGCGCGCCCGGTTCACCGGCCCTGGACGCCGCCGAGCTGGTCGCGAGCGCGCTCGTCGAGCTGGAAGGCGATCCGGATCTGCTGGCGCGGGAGCAGGCGCGGATCCGGCACGTGTTCGTCGACGACGCCCAGCACCTGGATCACCTGCAGTTCCGGCTGCTGCGGCTGCTCGGCACGGCGGCCGAGGACTTCGTCGTGGCCGGCGACCCGGATCAGGCGATTTTTTCCTTCCGCGGCGCCGATCCCAACCTGCTGACCCGCGCCGACGCCGACGGCGGGCGCACCGTGACACTGACCCGCACGCACCGGATGAGCCTGGCCGTGCACGAGGCGGTGCGGAAGCTCGGCGCCACCCTGCCGGGCGCCGGCCGGCACCGCGCGATCACCGTCGATCCCGGGTCCGAGCCGGGAGAGGTCAAGGTACGGCTGCTGCCGACGCCGTCCGCGGAGGCGAGCTGGGTCGCCGATCAGCTGCGCCGCGCGCACCTGATCGACGGGGTGCCGTGGTCGGACATGGCCGTGCTGGTGCGCTCGCCGGGCCGGTCGCTGCCCGTGTTGCAGCGCGCGATGCGCGCCGCCGGCGTGCCGGTCGCGTCCGCCGCGGAGGAGCTGCCGCTGGCCCGCCAGCCTGCTGTCCGGCCGCTGCTCGCGGTGCTGCGGGTGGCCGGTGATCCGGACCTCCTCGACGCCGACACCGCCGAGATGCTGCTGGCGTCCCCGCTCGGCGGCGCGGACCCGCTGGCGCTGCGGCGGATGCGCCGCGGTCTGCGGCGGCTGGAACTGGCCGGCGGTGGCGAGCGGCCCAGTGACGAGCTGCTCGTGGAAGTGTTGCGGGACAACGACAAGCTCGGCGGTCTCGCGGAGGCCGAGGCGGCACCGATCCGCCGGGTGGGCGGGCTGATCGCCACGGCCCGCGCGGCCATCGAGCGGGGCGCCGGTGTCGAGCAGGTGCTGTGGGACGTGTGGCGGGACAGCGGGCTGCAGAAGCGGTGGGTCCGGCTGTCCGCGCGCGGGGGCACGCTCGGTGCGCAGGCCGACCGTGATCTGGACGCGGTGGTGGCCCTGTTCCACGCCGCGGGCACCTACGTCGACCGGCTGCCGAAGGCGAGCGTGGCGGCCTTCGCGGACTACCTGTCCGCGCAGAACATCGCTGGTGACAGCCTGGCGCCGGTGGCGATGCGTGGTGCGGGTGTGTCGCTGCTGAGCGCGCACGGGGCCGCCGGTCGCGAGTGGACGGTGGTGGCCGTCGCGAACGTGCAGGAGGGCAGCTGGCCGGACCTGCGGCTGCGCGGGTCGCTGCTCGGGGTCGAGCGGCTGGTGGACCTGCTGTCCGGCCTGGAGGAGGAGACCGTCTCGGCCACCGCGCCGATCCTGGCCGAGGAGCGGCGGCTGTTCTACCTCGCCGCCGCCCGGGCGAAGCGGACGTTGCTGGTCAGCGCGGTGATCGGGGAGGACGAGCAGCCGTCCCGGTTCGTCGACGACCTGGAGGCCAATTCCGCCGACGAGTCCGGGCTGGACTCCCGGGTCAAGCCGCCGGGGCGGTCGCTGGTGCTGGCCGAACTGGTCGGTGACCTGCGGCGGGCGGTGTGCGATCCGGCGGTGGAGCCGGAGCGCCGGGCCAGGGCGGCGCGGCAGCTGGCGCGGCTGGCGCGGGCCGGGGTACCGGGCGCGCACCCGGATTCGTGGTACGGCACGGTCGAGCCGTCGACGGACGCGCCGCTCTACGCCACCGGCGACGTGGTGCGCATTTCTCCGTCCACTGTGGACACTCTGAAGAAGTGCCCGCTGCGCTGGCTGATCGAGCGGCACGGTGGCAGCGACCCGGCCCAGCTCGCGGCGATCACCGGCACGCTCGTGCACGAGCTGGCGCAGGCCGCGGCGGGCGGCATGGATGAGGAGGGGCTGCGCCGGGCGCTGGACGAGGCGTGGGCGAGGGTCGACGCGGGCGCGCCGTGGTTCTCGCGGCGGGAACGGAACCGGGTCGAGCAGATGGTGCGGAACTTCCTGGCGTGGCTGGCGACGTCCCGGCACGAGTTGCGGCAGATGGGCATCGAGCAGGACATCGAGGTCGAGCTGCCGGTGGGGTCGGACGGACTGCTGGTCAAGCTGCGTGGCCGCGTCGACCGGCTCGAGCACGACCGCGACGGCCGCCCGGTGATCGTCGACCTGAAGACCGGGAAGACCGTGGTCAGCGCCGCGGACGCGGAGCTCAACCCGCAGCTGGCGGCCTACCAGTTGTCGGTGCTGCTGGGGGCCTTCGGCGACGCGCGGCGCCCCGGTGGCGCGAAGCTCGTCTACCTGGCGAAGTCCCACAACAGAACGGGCGCGGCGGTGCGGGAACAGCCCGCGCTGGACGAGGAGAGCGGCCGCGAGTGGCTCGAGCTCGTGCGGAAGGTCGCGGCGTCCGCCACCGGGCCGGAGTACGACGCCACGGAAAACCCGGACTGCGACCGGTGCCCGGCGAAGGGTACCTGCCCGTTGCGGCCGGAGGGCAGGCAGGTGACGGGGCCGTGA